Proteins encoded together in one Candidatus Desulfarcum epimagneticum window:
- a CDS encoding Peptidase M16 — MIPQEKNPLSLLRPGRSIHGHTVKRSEPVLEMDLVFHELEHEKTGARHIHIASKDPENVFAAAFKTTPSDSTGVAHILEHTVLCGSEKFPVRDPFFSMLKRSVNTFMNAFTSSDWTMYPFATQNPKDYFNLMAVYLDSVFFPLIDGLSFKQEGRRLEFEGPAPQKTVYKGVVYNEMKGAMSSPPQVMSRSLLNALFPDSVYRFNSGGDPAEIPNLSHEALRRFHRRHYHPGNSFFFTYGDFPLEETLKFIHDHALEKFDFADAGTDVAPQPRWDAPRESLYFYPLAPNEDEKKKCQVCVAWLTADITDASEIPALKLLNRILMGNAASPLRKALIDLGLGSDLCDAAGLDCDSRDAIFVCGLKDVDPSDAPEIEETVFKTLKGLADGGIDREMAESALHQMEFHQKEVKGVPYPHGIQLLLKISGAWFHGGDPLSSLASGFDRLREKALSGGFLEEKIRTHFIDNPHRTLFVLAPDREKEKKENEQTAAALEKIRKQLTPADIEKIQKDARALQKRQEEPEDISLLPDMALSDIKKSVEIILPDASGPVWAPGTFKAKEENAPVYYYNRPTSGILYFHGSASFSHPEGGGALPETLLPLAPFFCFALPRCGTRRLDYAQMAQKIEACSGGMGLSASARSRFDETGACLPLAGVGGKCLERKIPDMFDTLEALFLEYSFDDHARLKNLLSQYRAMKEAALLEGGHIRAISLSARRFSPALALGETWSGVSQLKFLKKIAQNPGEKDLASLARKLSQIGARVLSRERFEMALAAQEPALEKAAPRVWGLYGNLPASSGAGPHEIPAPETGGPAFEGWQTSSAVSFVAQSFPVPRMGHEDAPALSVISKMLRSLFLHREIREKGGAYGGFARYDGENGVFSFASYRDPHIVATLEVYEKAREFIRAGNYTEQNVKEGILQVCSETEKPHPPGPAAIRAFNRQRVSLTDDMRAAFKERLLSLDRRQILKAAGRHFAGDAFGDTAVISGEKQLAKANKALGKKPLKIFKI, encoded by the coding sequence ATGATCCCACAGGAAAAAAATCCCCTTTCCCTTCTTCGCCCCGGGCGCTCCATCCACGGCCACACGGTCAAACGCTCCGAGCCCGTTTTGGAGATGGACCTGGTTTTCCATGAGCTTGAGCATGAGAAAACCGGCGCCCGGCACATCCACATCGCCTCAAAGGACCCGGAAAACGTGTTCGCGGCGGCGTTTAAAACCACCCCGTCCGACTCCACCGGCGTGGCCCACATCCTGGAGCACACGGTTTTGTGCGGGTCGGAAAAATTTCCGGTCCGGGACCCGTTTTTCTCCATGCTCAAACGAAGCGTGAACACCTTCATGAACGCCTTCACCTCCTCGGACTGGACCATGTATCCCTTCGCCACCCAAAACCCAAAGGACTACTTCAACCTCATGGCCGTGTACCTGGACTCGGTTTTTTTCCCCCTCATCGACGGGCTGAGTTTCAAACAGGAGGGGCGACGCCTGGAATTCGAGGGCCCCGCTCCGCAAAAAACGGTTTACAAAGGCGTGGTGTACAACGAGATGAAAGGCGCCATGTCCTCTCCCCCCCAGGTCATGTCGCGGTCCCTTTTAAACGCCCTTTTCCCGGACAGCGTGTACCGCTTCAACTCCGGCGGGGACCCCGCCGAGATCCCCAACCTTTCCCACGAGGCGCTGAGGCGCTTTCACCGACGCCACTACCACCCGGGAAACTCGTTTTTCTTCACCTACGGCGATTTTCCTTTGGAAGAAACGCTAAAGTTCATCCACGATCACGCGCTTGAAAAGTTCGATTTCGCCGACGCCGGAACCGATGTGGCGCCCCAGCCCCGGTGGGACGCGCCCCGGGAAAGCCTCTATTTCTATCCCCTGGCGCCAAACGAGGACGAAAAGAAAAAATGCCAGGTCTGCGTGGCCTGGCTCACGGCCGACATCACCGACGCGTCTGAAATCCCGGCCCTCAAACTGCTCAACCGGATTCTGATGGGCAACGCCGCCTCCCCTTTGCGAAAGGCCCTCATCGACCTGGGGCTGGGCTCGGATTTATGCGACGCCGCCGGTCTGGACTGCGACAGCCGGGACGCCATCTTCGTGTGCGGATTAAAAGACGTGGACCCATCCGACGCGCCTGAAATCGAAGAGACGGTATTCAAAACCTTAAAGGGCCTGGCCGACGGCGGAATCGACCGCGAAATGGCGGAGTCGGCCCTTCACCAGATGGAGTTTCACCAAAAAGAGGTGAAAGGCGTTCCCTATCCCCACGGGATCCAACTGCTTTTAAAAATATCCGGCGCGTGGTTTCACGGCGGCGACCCCCTGTCCTCGCTGGCTTCCGGATTCGACCGGCTCCGGGAGAAGGCGCTTTCCGGGGGTTTTCTGGAGGAAAAAATCCGGACCCATTTCATCGACAATCCCCACCGGACCCTGTTCGTCCTGGCGCCGGACCGGGAAAAGGAGAAAAAAGAAAACGAACAAACCGCCGCGGCCCTGGAGAAAATCCGAAAACAACTGACGCCGGCCGATATTGAAAAAATCCAAAAAGACGCCCGGGCCCTTCAGAAACGACAGGAAGAGCCCGAGGACATCTCCCTGCTTCCGGACATGGCGCTGTCCGATATTAAAAAATCCGTGGAAATCATCCTCCCCGACGCCTCGGGTCCGGTCTGGGCGCCCGGGACGTTTAAGGCCAAAGAAGAAAACGCCCCGGTTTATTATTACAACCGCCCGACTTCCGGGATCCTTTATTTCCACGGCTCCGCCTCTTTCAGCCACCCGGAGGGGGGCGGCGCCCTGCCCGAAACCCTTCTTCCCCTGGCCCCCTTTTTCTGCTTCGCCCTGCCCCGGTGCGGGACAAGACGTCTGGACTACGCCCAGATGGCCCAAAAAATCGAGGCGTGCTCCGGGGGAATGGGACTTTCGGCCTCGGCCCGGTCCCGGTTTGACGAAACCGGCGCCTGCCTTCCCCTGGCCGGGGTCGGCGGCAAATGCCTGGAGAGAAAAATTCCGGACATGTTCGACACTCTGGAAGCGCTTTTTTTGGAATACTCTTTCGACGACCACGCCCGACTGAAAAACCTGCTGTCCCAATACCGGGCCATGAAGGAGGCCGCCCTTCTGGAAGGCGGACATATCCGGGCCATCTCCCTGTCGGCCCGACGCTTTTCCCCGGCCCTGGCCCTGGGAGAGACATGGAGCGGGGTGTCCCAGCTTAAATTTTTGAAAAAAATCGCCCAAAACCCGGGGGAGAAGGACCTGGCGTCCCTGGCGCGAAAGCTTTCACAAATCGGGGCGCGCGTTTTGTCCCGGGAGCGCTTTGAAATGGCCCTGGCCGCTCAGGAACCGGCGCTTGAAAAGGCCGCGCCCCGGGTGTGGGGCCTTTACGGAAATCTGCCCGCCTCCTCCGGGGCCGGGCCCCATGAGATTCCAGCCCCGGAGACCGGCGGGCCCGCCTTTGAGGGCTGGCAGACCTCCTCGGCCGTGTCCTTTGTGGCCCAGTCCTTCCCGGTCCCGCGCATGGGCCATGAGGACGCGCCCGCGCTTTCGGTCATCAGCAAAATGCTGCGCTCCCTTTTTCTCCACCGGGAAATCCGGGAAAAAGGCGGCGCCTACGGCGGCTTCGCCCGTTACGACGGCGAAAACGGGGTGTTCAGTTTCGCGTCCTACCGCGATCCTCACATCGTCGCCACCCTGGAGGTGTATGAAAAGGCGCGGGAATTCATACGCGCCGGTAACTACACCGAACAAAACGTCAAGGAGGGCATTCTCCAGGTCTGCTCGGAAACGGAAAAACCCCATCCCCCGGGACCCGCGGCCATCCGGGCGTTCAACCGCCAAAGGGTGTCCCTCACAGACGACATGCGCGCCGCCTTCAAGGAGCGACTCCTGTCCCTGGACCGCCGCCAAATACTTAAAGCCGCCGGCCGCCACTTCGCCGGTGACGCCTTCGGAGACACGGCCGTCATATCCGGGGAAAAACAGTTGGCAAAGGCCAATAAGGCGTTGGGGAAGAAACCTTTAAAAATATTTAAAATTTGA
- a CDS encoding conserved hypothetical protein (Evidence 4 : Unknown function but conserved in other organisms) has protein sequence MPRKGKSVTFDAMVKFFIKNYQLCTKKDIEKLITRLDRMEKLMKKTGAAPKSAPRKRKGAVPASDIVADIVNSAPGEITFAEIMEKTEFPEKKLRNVIFRLTSSKRIRAQERGVYIKA, from the coding sequence ATGCCCAGAAAAGGAAAAAGCGTCACATTCGACGCCATGGTGAAATTTTTCATCAAAAACTATCAACTCTGCACCAAAAAAGACATTGAAAAACTCATCACCCGGCTGGACCGGATGGAAAAGCTCATGAAAAAAACCGGCGCCGCCCCCAAATCGGCCCCCCGGAAAAGAAAAGGCGCCGTCCCGGCCTCGGATATCGTGGCGGACATCGTCAACAGCGCGCCGGGCGAAATCACCTTTGCCGAGATCATGGAAAAAACGGAATTTCCGGAAAAGAAACTTCGGAATGTCATCTTTCGCCTCACGTCGTCCAAAAGAATCCGGGCCCAGGAGCGCGGCGTGTACATAAAGGCGTAA
- a CDS encoding PAS domain S-box-containing protein — protein sequence MSFKKMRQICFMTHKCFIDLKGVLLYYGGPNPPENQILMGFSMRQSAGGTRPEDCDGWKEAPSMKFDPKTLEHILDNLREGVIAHDRDRKIFFFNKKAEEITGLSRKEVLGRDCHEAFGAPLCGEACSFCDDGQDRGRSEYPSVLLAQNGETKHIEISITPMKDDKGRVTGALASFSDIAEIMGLREKASRPGPFAGIVGQDIRMLRLFQQISDVARYDYPVHISGETGTGKELTAAAIHSQSPRAAAPFVPINCGALPETLIESELFGHVRGAFSGAVRDKKGRFELARGGVIFLDEVAELSLKVQVKLLRFLQEGTFEKVGGEGALSVNARVISASNKDIKKEAAAGRFREDLYYRLNVIPIHLPPLRQRKNDIPLLAAHFLSRAGSGAGDGGKTGEFLISPEALSRMMDHPWPGNVRELQNAMMFAIVKSGGGVIRPRHLPMELSGPGPAGGKRRGPLKKLDAEIVSKALTQTGGNKAAAARLMGVSRATLYRFLAARPDETGE from the coding sequence GTGTCTTTTAAAAAAATGAGACAGATATGTTTCATGACACATAAATGTTTTATTGACCTCAAGGGCGTTTTACTCTATTATGGCGGGCCAAACCCGCCTGAAAATCAAATACTCATGGGCTTTTCCATGAGACAAAGCGCGGGGGGAACCCGTCCGGAAGACTGTGACGGCTGGAAAGAGGCGCCGAGCATGAAATTTGATCCCAAAACGCTGGAGCATATTCTCGACAACCTGAGGGAAGGCGTCATCGCCCATGACCGGGACCGGAAAATCTTTTTTTTCAACAAAAAAGCCGAGGAAATCACCGGCCTTTCCCGCAAGGAAGTCCTGGGGCGGGACTGTCACGAGGCGTTCGGCGCTCCCCTGTGCGGCGAGGCCTGCTCTTTTTGCGATGACGGCCAAGACCGCGGGCGCTCCGAGTATCCATCCGTCCTTTTGGCCCAAAACGGGGAGACGAAACACATCGAGATATCCATCACCCCCATGAAAGACGACAAGGGGCGCGTCACCGGGGCGCTGGCCTCGTTTTCCGACATCGCCGAAATCATGGGCCTGCGGGAAAAAGCCTCCCGCCCGGGCCCTTTCGCCGGCATCGTGGGCCAAGACATCCGGATGCTCCGGCTTTTTCAGCAGATCAGCGATGTGGCCCGTTACGATTATCCCGTTCACATCTCCGGGGAGACGGGGACCGGGAAAGAGCTGACGGCGGCGGCCATCCATTCCCAAAGCCCCCGGGCCGCCGCCCCCTTTGTTCCCATCAACTGCGGGGCGCTTCCCGAGACCCTCATTGAAAGCGAGCTGTTCGGCCATGTCCGGGGGGCCTTTTCCGGCGCCGTGCGGGACAAAAAAGGCCGCTTTGAGCTGGCCCGGGGCGGCGTCATTTTCCTGGACGAGGTGGCCGAGCTGTCTTTGAAGGTCCAGGTCAAACTGCTTCGCTTTCTCCAGGAGGGGACCTTTGAAAAGGTCGGCGGCGAGGGCGCCTTGTCCGTCAACGCCCGGGTCATCAGCGCCTCGAACAAAGACATCAAAAAAGAGGCGGCGGCCGGACGGTTCCGGGAAGATTTGTATTACCGCTTAAACGTCATCCCCATCCATCTTCCGCCCTTAAGACAGAGGAAAAACGACATCCCCCTTCTGGCGGCGCATTTCTTAAGCCGGGCGGGCTCGGGCGCGGGGGACGGCGGAAAGACCGGGGAATTTCTCATCAGCCCCGAGGCCCTTTCCCGAATGATGGATCACCCCTGGCCGGGAAACGTCCGGGAATTGCAAAACGCCATGATGTTCGCCATCGTCAAATCCGGCGGCGGGGTCATCCGGCCCCGGCATCTTCCCATGGAGCTGTCCGGACCGGGACCCGCGGGGGGGAAAAGACGGGGGCCTTTGAAAAAACTCGACGCCGAAATCGTCTCAAAGGCGCTGACCCAGACCGGGGGCAACAAGGCCGCCGCGGCCCGGCTCATGGGGGTGTCCCGCGCCACCCTGTACCGGTTTCTGGCGGCCCGGCCGGATGAGACCGGGGAATGA
- a CDS encoding conserved hypothetical protein (Evidence 4 : Unknown function but conserved in other organisms) — translation MKDCDRHIVETLQMSDDMIRLAEAGDRDREDAGCGVLYGVLLDSAYKIKKIAEDEKKRHMKKGAWEGDF, via the coding sequence GTGAAAGACTGTGACCGACACATCGTGGAAACGCTTCAAATGTCCGACGACATGATCCGCCTGGCGGAAGCCGGGGATCGCGACCGGGAGGACGCCGGCTGCGGCGTGCTTTACGGCGTTCTTCTGGATTCGGCCTACAAAATTAAAAAAATCGCGGAAGATGAAAAAAAAAGACATATGAAAAAGGGCGCGTGGGAAGGGGATTTCTGA
- the rbr gene encoding Rubrerythrin, whose translation MKSLKGSQTEKNLLTSFAGESQARNRYTYFASKAKKEGYVQIAAIFEETANQEKEHAKRMFKFLEGGDVEIAAAFPAGVIGSTLENLKASAMGENHEHTDLYPGFAEVARKEGFDKVAAVYDAISVAEKYHESRYNALAANIEAGTVFKKGGEVTWRCRNCGYNHKGSDAPDACPACAHGKAHFELVDENF comes from the coding sequence ATGAAGAGTTTGAAGGGAAGCCAGACGGAAAAGAACCTTTTGACCAGTTTCGCGGGCGAGTCCCAGGCCCGGAACCGCTACACCTATTTCGCAAGCAAGGCGAAAAAGGAAGGCTATGTCCAGATCGCGGCGATTTTTGAGGAGACGGCCAACCAGGAGAAGGAGCACGCCAAACGCATGTTCAAGTTCCTGGAGGGCGGCGATGTGGAGATCGCGGCCGCTTTCCCGGCCGGGGTGATCGGCTCCACCCTGGAAAATCTCAAGGCGTCGGCCATGGGGGAAAACCACGAGCACACGGACCTGTACCCCGGCTTCGCCGAAGTGGCCCGCAAGGAGGGTTTTGACAAGGTGGCGGCGGTCTATGACGCCATCTCCGTGGCGGAAAAATACCATGAGAGCCGCTACAACGCGCTGGCGGCAAACATCGAGGCCGGAACAGTGTTCAAAAAGGGCGGGGAGGTCACATGGCGCTGCCGCAACTGCGGGTACAACCACAAGGGGAGCGATGCCCCGGACGCCTGCCCGGCCTGCGCCCACGGCAAGGCTCACTTTGAGCTGGTGGACGAGAATTTCTAA
- the dfx gene encoding Desulfoferrodoxin — translation MAERYEVYKCELCGNIVEVLHGAKGELACCGEPMKKLTENTVDAAKEKHVPVVSESGGDVKVAVGEVPHPMEDKHYIEWIEVLADGKVFRKYLNPGDTPEAVFKTELSGGSAREYCNLHGLWKK, via the coding sequence ATGGCTGAAAGATACGAGGTTTACAAATGCGAGCTTTGCGGCAACATCGTCGAGGTTCTCCACGGGGCCAAAGGAGAGCTGGCCTGCTGCGGCGAGCCCATGAAAAAACTGACGGAAAACACCGTGGACGCGGCCAAAGAGAAACATGTGCCGGTGGTGTCGGAATCCGGCGGCGACGTGAAAGTCGCCGTGGGCGAGGTTCCCCATCCCATGGAGGACAAACACTACATTGAGTGGATCGAGGTTCTGGCGGACGGGAAGGTGTTCCGGAAATACTTGAATCCCGGCGACACCCCCGAGGCGGTTTTCAAAACCGAGCTGTCCGGCGGCTCGGCCCGGGAGTACTGCAATCTTCACGGGCTGTGGAAAAAATAA
- a CDS encoding conserved hypothetical protein (Evidence 4 : Unknown function but conserved in other organisms) yields the protein MSFKRFFTNLSNRMASIFFDAVSNDPRRHVMGSWKCSKCGYMLEKDAPPEQCPSCKEKCEFLDNSCYTPDCSAEGVDKRI from the coding sequence ATGTCGTTTAAGCGGTTTTTCACGAATTTATCAAACCGGATGGCGTCGATTTTTTTCGACGCCGTCTCAAACGACCCAAGGAGGCATGTCATGGGAAGCTGGAAATGCTCGAAATGCGGGTATATGCTGGAAAAGGACGCCCCACCGGAGCAGTGCCCGTCCTGCAAGGAAAAATGCGAGTTTTTAGACAACTCGTGCTACACGCCCGACTGTTCGGCCGAGGGAGTGGACAAGCGCATTTAA